The following are encoded in a window of Arvicanthis niloticus isolate mArvNil1 chromosome 1, mArvNil1.pat.X, whole genome shotgun sequence genomic DNA:
- the Prdx3 gene encoding thioredoxin-dependent peroxide reductase, mitochondrial, translating to MAAAAGRLLWCSVARHASAISRSISALTVLRPVASRRTCLTDILWSASAQAKSAFSTSSSFHTPAVTQHAPYFKGTAVVNGEFKELSLDDFKGKYLVLFFYPLDFTFVCPTEIVAFSDKANEFHDVNCEVVAVSVDSHFSHLAWINTPRKNGGLGHMNITLLSDITKQISRDYGVLLENAGIALRGLFIIDPNGVVKHLSVNDLPVGRSVEETLRLVKAFQFVETHGEVCPANWTPESPTIKPSPTASKEYFEKVHQ from the exons ATGGCGGCAGCTGCGGGAAGGTTGCTCTGGTGCTCG GTTGCTCGTCATGCGAGTGCTATTTCCCGGAGTATTTCTGCCTTAACAGTTCTTAGGCCTGTTGCTTCTAGAAGAACCTGTTTGACAGACATACTGTGGTCTGCCTCTGCACAAGCAAAGTCTGCCTTTAGCACTA GTTCCTCCTTCCACACCCCTGCTGTCACCCAGCATGCGCCCTACTTTAAAGGTACTGCTGTTGTCAATGGAGAGTTCAAAGAGCTGAGTCTCGACGACTTTAAGGGGAAATACTTGGTGCTTTTCTTCTACCCTTTGGATTT CACATTTGTGTGTCCTACAGAAATTGTTGCTTTCAGTGACAAAGCAAATGAATTTCATGATGTAAACTGTGAAGTAGTTGCAGTTTCAGTGGATTCCCACTTCAGTCATCTTGCTTGGATCAACACACCAAGAAAG AATGGTGGTTTGGGCCACATGAACATCACACTGTTGTCGGATATAACTAAGCAGATATCCCGAGACTACGGAGTGCTATTGGAAAATGCTGGCATTGCACTCAG AGGTCTCTTCATTATTGACCCTAATGGTGTCGTCAAGCACCTGAGTGTCAACGACCTTCCAGTGGGCCGAAGTGTGGAAGAAACACTCCGTTTGGTAAAGGCGTTCCAGTTTGTGGAGACCCATGGAGAAGTCTGCCCAGCCAATTGGACACCAGAGTCCCCTACG atCAAGCCAAGTCCAACAGCTTCCAAAGAGTACTTTGAGAAGGTCCATCAGTAG